A stretch of Toxoplasma gondii ME49 chromosome V, whole genome shotgun sequence DNA encodes these proteins:
- a CDS encoding hypothetical protein (encoded by transcript TGME49_213430) produces MGAEEYETSGGSEKASLVGASFSATEAPEQAGIRAVSVATTSDLHFPDNSAFARANERETSRVFRSNPVRSKRHSTLQRGPSHGLSAFKTVILTAAVAVLHFLNVYFQRCLAPYQSTSSPTVSFSGSPVQERPSSVPLASRRSLGLHNVGSTHSRRLSEGTDTPSDPMCGDNDAGNGGIEQGGYTIDTEKNNPQGDPPRRSKRLLAIAKASEEEKDDGPTKKQRRRARRAEAQPEAGEEEEDAVEQPEDSDVAAQVSGPALVATNGLPAFLRNEPLERFQKVYQPHLKTLHFSTGKGDRRSMEILTRSETCSTLIARFLTLLPVL; encoded by the exons ATGGGAGCGGAAGAATATGAGACTTCTGGAGGGAGTGAGAAGGCCTCTCTGGTCGGCGCTTCCTTCAGCGCGACAGAAGCACCTGAACAAGCCGGCATACGAGCTGTATCTGTGGCGACGACCAGCGACTTGCACTTTCCGGACAACTCGGCTTTTGCTAgagcaaacgagagagaaacctcACGAGTTTTCAGAAGTAACCCTGTGCGTTCAAAGAGGCACTCCACTCTACAGAGAGGTCCTTCCCATGGTCTTTCTGCTTTCAAGACCGTAATCCTCACTGCCGCGGTTGCCGTCCTCCACTTCCTCAACGTATATTTCCAGCGCTGTCTTGCCCCGTACCAGTCTACATCCTCGCCCACCGTGTCATTTTCTGGCTCTCCTGTCCAGGAACGCCCCTCGTCGGTTCCACTCGCTTCACGACGTAGTCTCGGACTCCACAATGTCGGGTCAACCCACAGCAGGCGTCTATCCGAGGGGACAGACACACCATCCGATCCGATGTGTGGTGACAATGACGCTGGAAATGGGGGAATAGAGCAGGGCGGGTACACGATTGATACAGAAAAGAACAATCCACAAGGGGATCCGCCTCGGCGCTCGAAAAGGTTGCTTGCCATAGCAAAGgcttcagaagaagagaaagacgacggaCCGACGAAAAAACAGCGTCGTCGCGCCCGCCGGGCAGAGGCACAGCCTGAAGctggggaagaggaagaagacgcagtgGAACAGCCAGAAGACTCAGATGTTGCTGCCCAAG TATCAGGCCCTGCGCTCGTGGCGACAAATGGCCTACCCGCATTCTTGCGGAACGAGCCTCTGGAGCGCTTCCAGAAGGTGTATCAACCGCATCTCAAGACTTTGCACTTTTCAACAGGTAAGGGAGATAGGCGTAGCATGGAAATATTGACGAGATCAGAGACGTGTTCAACACTAATTGCACGCTTCCTGACACTTCTGCCCGTCTTATAG
- a CDS encoding hypothetical protein (encoded by transcript TGME49_213445), with amino-acid sequence MRRWRRKDTALCVESCLPEMHSSGPVPPEVHRTITDPRTRHAIPVVDFNPVFPFISPFINADMIRTEQDLRAWNAARDSAALTMNHALNGGALAYIHATDTGTPGEILLQDLVRSDFLLACNRFVLSEHESSQQGDEGRGQTGRPGAPAGTHEEAKKSVRTPTGDLESLSSIMWESVGVYGARSVELRAAFLAAVLKVLGDDMKKAGAGNEQLQPTERLTQSHDALAALLPRISLHTVLLKLLQQRPALLEHISPHSDLLASATYVYETGAAAFDDTEESVDGGGNGDDDGAGGAGQPELHRRSSSGMRLVRQLADTASKSRADALDFVENQSDIFFRKLRLNLYDACAQVNTENAQFSKVAAVLKEAAFIRLVSLYFSALSNALAHVPQDVKAFPEFLRESYRANVAATLSLIVVSNSPPAAAHMDRLVWGIIEQTAAANHEMISRTFENKHGSFEERQWLWFNALRFQLSDTITPSTMEQWFQAHPEAQKSLSRRSALVFRLPSLHDLREGDTPVIPELETTPPPYQTVLLYGTSDFSEPAECIAPFCQETDLPPADHNLLESWTRDITHGIKHSLRALNEVAVRDVFDVKVLTEHLCRLLLFDLTLIRLQYLTRDRPELLTTSGPVQQAFAQLRYSSAAQWEALGVFGPLSAEIRQHLLRFLMPPDDLAMQKACDATLADTVAERIQAQRRALNARWKRIPLLPVLKTWLQEHPELLSSPYLSSTSPLLIALQRLPSRRALGLSGARDVTATASDHSTSVQTATDLAVQDDRGDAASAPTVDLKGDDEEVDDGAAVDEAPTVDAAVESYPSEAPEEIQTGSPAATPESPPEHDDSLSADGVDDETSDSGRRSADLQAAEALLSLGSAPIVWRSDENEAAVTGAADPDPQGQVTEGHDAYQKAMAGAPGEPHGALHIEGESSDEDLPLDLSHKTGHAHESPGSSGTRGSASQFLHEPGDDSDFSEGRHPLGISLTTRHMYQSDATLDASSGAGYFADESDDDDTLSGEELPLDLSVRTGQAGPSSGQSDTGGEGAGEFAHASDNDDIISDVDQPLDLSAKSRGKPSDSEDEQPMDLSG; translated from the exons ATGCGTCGCTGGCGTAGGAAAGACACGGCGCTCTGTGTTGAGTCATGCCTTCCTGAGATGCATTCGTCAGGTCCAGTTCCACCCGAAGTTCATCGGACGATCACCGACCCTAGAACGCGACATGCTATCCCTGTGGTGGACTTCAACCCAGTGTTTCCTTTTATCAGCCCCTTCATCAACGCCGATATGATTCGCACAG AGCAAGACCTGCGAGCATGGAACGCTGCGCGTGACTCCGCTGCCTTGACGATGAACCATGCCCTGAACGGTGGAGCTcttgcatatatacatgcaacTGACACAGGGACGCCGGGAGAGATCCTACTGCAAGACCTAGTCCGATCAGATTTCCTCCTGGCTTGCAACAGGTTTGTTCTATCAGAACATGAGTCTTCTCAGCAAGGCGACGAGGGACGTGGTCAAACGGGGAGACCTGGTGCACCAGCGGGTACccacgaagaagcgaaaaagtcAGTACGCACGCCAACAGGGGACTTGGAATCGTTGAGCTCGATTATGTGGGAGAGCGTGGGTGTGTACGGGGCCCGATCGGTGGAGCTGCGCGCTGCGTTTCTAGCAGCAGTTTTGAAAGTCCTAGGAGACgacatgaagaaggcgggTGCTGGAAATGAGCAGCTACAGCCTACCGAAAGACTAACGCAATCACATGACG CTTTGGCGGCCTTGCTGCCTCGGATTTCACTCCACACTGTGCTCCTCAAGCTGTTGCAGCAACGACCGGCGTTACTGGAGC ATATTTCACCCCACTCCgaccttctcgcttccgctACCTACGTATATGAAA CAGGCGCAGCGGCATTTGACGATACTGAAGAAAGCGTTGATGGCGGCGGCAACGGAGACGACGATGGCGCGGGTGGTG CAGGCCAGCCGGAACTCCACAGGCGTTCGTCATCTGGTATGCGACTCGTCAGACAACTCGCCGACACAGCAAGCAAATCGA GAGCAGACGCCCTCGATTTTGTCGAAAATCAATCTGACATCTTTTTCCGCAAGCTCCGACTCAACCTTTATGACGCGTGTGCTCAGGTGAACACGGAGAACGCGCAGTTTTCCAAGGTAGCGGCTGTCCTTAAGGAAGCTGCATTTATTCGTCTTGTGTCGCTGTATTTTTCGGCCTTGAGTAACGCGCTTGCACATGTTCCACAAGATGTGAAGGCTTTTCCGGAGTTCCTCAGAGAATCATATCGCGCAAATGTGGCAGCCACACTCTCACTGATTGTGGTTTCCAATTCTCCCCCCGCGGCAGCCCACATGGACCGTTTGGTGTGGGGCATCATCGAACAAACTGCGGCGGCCAATCATGAGATGATCAGCCGCACGTTCGAAAATAAACATGGTTCGTTTGAAGAGCGTCAGTGGCTCTGGTTCAACG CCTTGAGGTTCCAGCTCTCAGACACCATCACCCCCAGTACCATGGAACAATGGTTTCAGGCTCATCCTGAAGCTCAGAAAA GTCTGTCACGGAGAAGCGCGCTGGTATTCAGGCTTCCATCCCTCCACGATCTCCGGGAAG GTGACACGCCCGTCATTCCCGAGTTAGAGACGACACCCCCTCCATATCAAACCGTTTTGTTGTACGGCACATCAGACTTTTCCGAGCCTGCGGAATGCATTGCACCCTTCTGTCAGGAGACAGACTTGCCACCAG CGGACCATAACCTTCTGGAGAGTTGGACACGAGACATCACTCACGGGATCAAACATTCGCTGCGTGCACTCAACGAAGTGGCTGTCAGGGACGTGTTCGATGTTAAAGTCCTGACAGAGCACCTTTGTCGACTTTTACTCTTTGACCTGACGCTGATACGGCTTCAGTACCTGACGCGAGACCGGCCCGAGCTTCTGACAACTTCGGGGCCTGTGCAACAAGCCTTCGCGCAACTGAGATATTCATCAGCAGCGCAATGGGAAGCACTGGGAGTGTTCGGGCCCCTGTCGGCTGAGATCCGACAACacctccttcgcttcttgaTGCCACCAGATGACCTCGCCATGCAGAAGGCATGCGATGCAACATTAGCTGACACGGTTGCGGAACGGATACAAGCTCAGCGAAGAG cTTTGAATGCGAGATGGAAGCGCATTCCCCTTTTGCCAGTTTTGAAAACATGGCTGCAAGAACATCCCGAACTTCTCTCGA GCCCTTACCTTTCATCAACATCTCCACTGCTAATAGCCTTACAACGCTTACCTTCAC GACGCGCCCTTGGCTTATCCGGTGCACGTGACGTTACGGCGACGGCTTCTGACCACTCAACGAGTGTACAGACTGCCACCGATCTCGCAGTGCAAGATGAcaggggagacgcagcctcGGCACCAACTGTCGACCTTaagggagacgacgaagaggtcGATGATGGAGCAGCGGTAGATGAAGCTCCAACGGTAGACGCTGCAGTCGAATCCTACCCTTCGGAGGCCCCGGAAGAGATCCAGACAGGTAGTCCGGCAGCCACACCAGAGTCACCCCCTGAGCACGACGACTCTCTATCGGCTGACGGAGTGGATGATGAGACATCTGATAGCGGTAGAAGATCTGCCGACCTGCAAGCCGCCGAAGCCCTGTTGAGCTTAGGTTCAGCACCGATAGTTTGGAGAAGTGACGAAAACGAGGCGGCGGTCACAGGCGCTGCCGACCCCGATCCGCAGGGTCAGGTTACTGAGGGCCATGACGCTTATCAGAAGGCGATGGCAGGTGCACCTGGCGAGCCGCACGGTGCATTGCACATAGAAGGTGAATCTTCAGATGAAGACCTACCGCTAGATTTGTCGCACAAAACCGGGCACGCCCATGAATCACCCGGCTCCTCAGGTACAAGGGGAAGTGCTTCTCAATTTCTACACGAACCAGGCGATGACAGTGACTTCTCCGAAGGCAGGCATCCCTTAGGCATTTCGCTAACAACAAGGCACATGTACCAATCTGACGCAACATTAGACGCAAGTAGCGGTGCTGGTTACTTTGCGGATGAGTCAGATGATGACGATACTTTGTCTGGGGAAGAGCTACCCTTAGACCTCTCGGTTCGGACAGGACAAGCGGGCCCCTCTTCTGGACAATCCGATACAGGTGGTGAAGGTGCCGGCGAATTCGCGCACGCGTCAGATAATGACGACATCATTTCCGATGTGGATCAACCCCTTGATCTTTCGGCCAAATCCAGAGGCAAACCAAGTGATTCTGAAGATGAGCAGCCAATGGATCTAAGCGGATAA